A genomic segment from Glycine max cultivar Williams 82 chromosome 1, Glycine_max_v4.0, whole genome shotgun sequence encodes:
- the LOC100818853 gene encoding BTB/POZ domain-containing protein At3g50780 yields the protein MGDIRHSRVEQGQTKIKNVPIAVTPEGFWCCPTPVGFQKSLKPQNPLNKLKPSSPPPKTSSQKKAVSVSERKTVPAPSRLVVSDAQQCNDDPERPPPSTSVPAQRTPKPKLESLPKKVAIEFGEPGTCDMKLLLLGKQGFCVKLSVHRDVLIEKSSFFADKLSEQSGLSCLQVDDCEDVEIYVETVGLMYCKEMKQRLMKQSVSRILRILKVTEFLGFSSCIQSCLEYLEAVPWNGEEEEEKVISTILRLQGEGIGVNPVLKRVSPDFSNAPKDTLSHIVELVLKSNEERGRREMKSIVLKLLRENNSLPSSSGSADLCNDMINKSCRNCMDSLLCLFNQVAEPSFSDNKEPVVKHIALEADNLSWLLEILVDKQAAEDFALMWANQQELAALHGKLPIAFRYHVSCISGRLYVGIGRGEVLPSKNTRQLLLQTWLQPLINDYNWLQHGCRSFDRKLVEEGIGRTILTLPLEDQQSILLSWVGSFLKTGDGCPNLQRAFEVWWRRTFIRPYVEGQSNAMPDS from the exons ATGGGGGATATTAGGCATTCACGGGTAGAGCAAGGTCaaacaaagattaaaaatgtTCCAATTGCTGTCACCCCTGAAGGGTTTTGGTGTTGCCCTACTCCTGTTGGGTTTCAGAAAAGCCTCAAGCCTCAAAACCCTTTGAATAAACTCAAACCCTCTTCACCACCCCCAAAGACCAGTTCCCAGAAAAAGGCTGTCTCAGTGAGTGAGAGAAAAACAGTGCCTGCCCCATCAAGATTGGTGGTTTCAGATGCTCAACAATGTAATGATGATCCAGAAAGACCTCCACCTAGCACTTCTGTGCCTGCACAGAGAACACCCAAGCCCAAACTTGAATCTTTGCCCAAAAAGGTAGCTATTGAGTTTGGTGAACCTGGAACTTGTGACATGAAGCTGCTTCTCCTTGGAAAGCAGGGATTTTGTGTGAAGTTAAGTGTGCACAGGGATGTTCTAATAGAGAAAAGTAGTTTCTTTGCTGATAAACTTTCTGAGCAATCTGGTTTATCATGTCTCCAAGTTGATGACTGTGAGGATGTTGAAATATATGTTGAGACTGTTGGACTTATGTACTGCAAAGAAATGAAACAGCGGCTAATGAAGCAAAGTGTTTCTCGCATTCTTCGAATACTCAAG GTCACAGAATTCCTTGGCTTCAGCTCATGTATCCAATCATGTTTGGAGTACTTGGAGGCAGTCCCTTGGaatggagaggaagaagaagaaaaggtgaTCTCAACCATCCTACGACTCCAAGGAGAAGGAATTGGGGTAAATCCGGTGCTAAAACGAGTTTCTCCTGATTTTTCTAATGCCCCAAAAGATACCCTCTCCCACATTGTTGAACTTGTTCTCAAAAGCAATGAGGAGAGAGGTCGCCGAGAGATGAAATCCATAGTTCTAAAGCTCCTTAGGGAGAATAACAGTCTTCCAAGTTCTTCAGGCTCAGCTGACCTCTGTAATGACATGATTAATAAGTCATGCAGAAATTGCATGGATTCTTTATTGTGTCTGTTCAACCAGGTGGCAGAGCCAAGCTTTAGTGATAACAAAGAACCTGTAGTAAAACATATAGCTCTTGAAGCTGATAACTTGTCATGGTTGCTTGAGATTTTAGTTGACAAACAAGCTGCTGAAGATTTTGCGCTGATGTGGGCAAACCAGCAGGAATTGGCAGCCCTCCATGGAAAGCTTCCGATTGCATTTCGTTATCATGTCAGTTGCATTTCAGGAAGACTATATGTTGGCATTGGAAGAGGGGAGGTTTTGCCATCAAAGAACACGCGCCAGCTGTTGTTGCAGACATGGCTACAGCCTCTAATCAATGACTATAACTGGTTGCAGCACGGGTGCAGGTCATTTGATAGGAAACTTGTGGAGGAAGGAATTGGAAGGACAATTCTCACCTTGCCTTTGGAGGATCAGCAGAGtattttgctttcatgggtTGGAAGTTTCTTGAAAACTGGTGATGGCTGTCCCAATCTTCAGAGAGCTTTTGAGGTGTGGTGGCGGAGGACTTTCATTAGGCCATATGTGGAAGGCCAAAGTAATGCCATGCCAGATAGTTGA
- the LOC100786757 gene encoding histone-lysine N-methyltransferase SUVR5 — translation MEVLPCSGVQYAGESDCPQQSSGTAFVYQEQPNCPENGEHVNFVAAQLNESSHKMQGPQIERHLSTNSDCQCIGTSCCDCQVDDQHEYCGFHDFEEDMINEPCLTSENFISVVDTIEIESPNNSREGDLSCSEPKWLEGDESVALWVKWRGKWQAGIRCARADWPLSTLKAKPTHDRKKYFVIFFPHTRIYSWANMLLVRSINEYPHPIAYKTHQVGLKMVKDLTVARRFIMQKLVVGLLNMVDQFHFNALTETARDVKVWKEFAMEASRCKGYSNFGRILLKLHKSILQHHINADWLQHSYLSWAERCQSSNSAESVELLKEELFDSILWNGVNTLWDAVAPMQSTLGSEWKTWKQDVMKWFSAPPSLSSSKDTQQQSSDDLYQANLQVCRKRPKLEVRRADTHASQVEIKDQTIALEADPGFFKNQDTLSTIAAQSCKQEGVREVSMTTSPSNLANKWNEIVVEATASDFLHIKEMESTPTNEMSVAKSVEPGSKNRQCIAYIEAKGRQCVRWANDGDVYCCVHLSSRFLGSSTKSEKPVPVDTPMCEGTTVLGTRCKHRALPDSLFCKKHRPHAETVQTSNLPQNTLKRKHEENYTGSKDMYALVNVESPLQVDPVSSIGGDSVHVESNFNEKPKHSENDHNAVVSMHCIGSPPYDYKNPCREGPKRYCLYCERHLPSWLKRARNGKSRIVSKEVFTELLGECSSWEQKVHLHKACELFYRLFKSILSLRNPVPKDVQFQWALTEASKDSNVGEFFTKLVHSEKARIKSIWGFNDDMDISSIMEEPPLLPSTINDNYDEENAIKCKICSAEFPDDQALGNHWMDSHKKEAQWLFRGYACAICLDSFTNKKLLETHVQERHHVQFVEQCMLLQCIPCGSHFGNTEQLWQHVLLVHPVDFKPSTAPKQQNFSTGEDSPVKHDQGNLAPLENNSENTGGLRKFVCRFCGLKFDLLPDLGRHHQAAHMGPNLASSRPAKRGVRYYAYRLKSGRLSRPKFKKTLAAASYRLRNKANANLKRGIQASNSLGMGGITIQPHVTESETTNIGRLAEHQCSAVSKILFSEIQKMKPRPNNLDILSIAQSACCKVSLAASLEEKYGILPEKLYLKAAKLCSENSILVNWHQEGFICPRACNVSKDQALLSPLASLPNSSVRPKSVNLSDPASDEWEVDEFHCIINSHTLKIGSLPKAVILYDDISFGKESVPVSCVVDQELMHSLHMNGCNRQNISPSMPWETFTYVTKPMLDQSLSLDSESLQLGCACLCSTCCPETCDHVYLFGNDYDDAKDIFGKPMRGRFPYDENGRIILEEGYLVYECNHMCRCNKSCPNRVLQNGVRVKLEVFKTEKKGWAVRAGEAILRGTFVCEYIGEVLDVQEARDRRKRYGAEHCSYLYDIDARVNDMGRLIEEQAQYVIDATKFGNVSRFINHSCSPNLVNHQVLVESMDCERAHIGFYASRDIALGEELTYDYQYELMPGEGSPCLCESLKCRGRLY, via the exons ATGGAAGTGCTGCCTTGTTCTGGTGTTCAATATGCTGGGGAATCTGATTGCCCTCAGCAGAGTTCAGGAACAGCATTTGTATACCAGGAACAACCTAATTGCCCCGAAAATGGTGAACATGTCAACTTTGTAGCTGCTCAACTGAATGAATCATCACATAAGATGCAAGGGCCTCAGATAGAAAGACATTTGTCGACTAATTCAGATTGCCAATGCATTGGAACTTCATGTTGTGATTGTCAAGTGGATGACCAACATGAATATTGTGGTTTTCATGATTTTGAAGAAGACATGATTAATGAACCTTGCTTGACATCTGAGAACTTTATCTCTGTTGTGGATACAATTGAAATTGAATCACCAAACAACAGTAGGGAAGGAGACTTGTCATGTTCCGAACCCAAGTGGCTAGAGGGAGATGAATCTGTGGCATTGTGGGTCAAG TGGAGAGGGAAGTGGCAGGCTGGTATCCGGTGTGCAAGGGCTGACTGGCCATTATCAACTTTGAAAGCAAAACCAACTCATGACagaaagaaatattttgttatattttttccacacacaagaatttattCTTGGGCAAACATGCTGCTTGTTAGATCAATTAATGAGTATCCCCATCCTATTGCATATAAGACTCATCAGGTGGGATTGAAAATGGTAAAAGACTTAACTGTTGCACGGCGCTTTATAATGCAAAAGCTAGTTGTTGGTTTGCTGAACATGGTCGATCAGTTTCATTTTAAT GCTTTGACAGAAACTGCACGTGATGTGAAGGTCTGGAAGGAATTTGCCATGGAGGCTTCTCGTTGTAAGGGTTATTCCAATTTTGGAAGAATCCTTCTAAAGCTGCATAAA AGCATACTGCAGCACCATATAAATGCTGACTGGTTACAGCATTCTTATCTCTCTTGGGCTGAAAGATGTCAGAGTTCAAATAGCGCTGAATCAGTGGAGCTGCTGAAGGAG gAATTGTTTGATTCTATTTTGTGGAATGGGGTCAATACTCTCTGGGATGCAGTTGCACCAATGCAATCAACATTAGGTTCTGAATGGAAAACCTGGAAGCAGGATGTGATGAAATGGTTTTCTGCACCACCTTCCTTATCGAGCAGCAAAGACACCCAGCAACAGAGTTCTGATGATTTGTACCAAGCAAACCTTCAGGTTTGTAGAAAAAGGCCCAAACTTGAAGTTCGTCGTGCAGATACACATGCTTCACAAGTGGAAATCAAGGACCAAACTATTGCTCTTGAAGCTGACCCTGGCTTCTTTAAGAATCAGGACACGTTGAGCACAATAGCAGCTCAGTCTTGCAAACAGGAAGGTGTTAGGGAGGTGTCTATGACAACTTCACCTAGTAATTTGGCAAATAAATGGAATGAAATTGTAGTTGAGGCTACCGCTTCGGATTTCTTACATATCAAAGAAATGGAATCAACACCTACAAATGAAATGAGTGTTGCAAAATCTGTAGAACCTGGTAGTAAGAATCGACAATGTATAGCTTATATTGAAGCAAAGGGAAGACAGTGTGTGAGATGGGCAAATGATGGTGATGTATACTGTTGTGTACATTTGTCCTCTCGATTTTTGGGCAGCTCAACAAAATCCGAAAAGCCTGTTCCAGTTGATACTCCAATGTGTGAAGGTACAACTGTTCTGGGTACTAGATGTAAGCATCGTGCCCTACCTGACTCTTTATTCTGTAAGAAACACAGGCCACATGCTGAAACAGTGCAGACCTCAAATTTACCCCAGAATACACTAAAGAGGAAGCATGAAGAAAATTATACTGGTTCAAAGGACATGTATGCATTGGTAAATGTTGAGAGTCCACTGCAAGTGGATCCAGTGTCATCCATTGGTGGTGATTCTGTACATGTAGAAAGCAACTTTAATGAGAAGCCCAAGCATTCTGAAAATGATCATAATGCAGTGGTGTCAATGCACTGTATAGGTTCTCCTCCCTATGATTACAAGAATCCTTGTAGGGAAGGTCCTAAAAGGTATTGCTTGTACTGTGAAAGACACCTTCCAAGCTGGCTTAAGCGTGCTAGAAATGGGAAGAGTAGAATAGTATCAAAAGAAGTGTTCACAGAACTTTTGGGGGAATGTAGCTCGTGGGAGCAAAAGGTACATCTTCATAAAGCATGTGAACTTTTTTACAGGCTGTTCAAAAGCATTTTATCATTAAGAAATCCTGTTCCTAAGGATGTCCAATTCCAGTGGGCTTTGACTGAAGCCTCTAAAGATTCCAATGTAGGAGagttttttacaaagttagttcATAGTGAAAAGGCGAGAATCAAGTCAATATGGGGATTCAATGATGACATGGATATATCCTCTATCATGGAAGAACCACCTCTCTTGCCATCCACTATTAATGATAACTATGATGAGGAAAATGCCATCAAGTGTAAGATATGCTCTGCAGAATTTCCTGATGACCAAGCACTTGGTAACCATTGGATGGACAGTCATAAAAAGGAAGCACAGTGGCTGTTTAGAGGCTATGCATGTGCCATTTGTCTGGATTCATTTACTAACAAAAAACTATTGGAAACTCATGTTCAGGAGAGGCATCATGTGCAATTTGTTGAACAATGCATGCTTCTCCAATGCATTCCTTGTGGGAGTCATTTTGGAAATACTGAACAATTATGGCAGCATGTTTTACTAGTTCACCCTGTTGATTTTAAACCATCAACAGCTCCTAAGCAGCAAAATTTTTCTACTGGCGAAGATTCTCCTGTAAAACATGATCAGGGAAATTTAGCCCCCTTGGAGAATAATTCCGAGAATACGGGTGGTTTACGGAAATTTGTTTGCAGGTTTTGTGGATTGAAATTTGATTTACTACCTGACCTAGGTCGACATCACCAAGCTGCTCATATGGGGCCGAATCTGGCTAGCAGTCGCCCTGCAAAGAGGGGAGTTCGCTATTATGCATATAGATTAAAATCTGGCAGACTTAGCCGccctaaatttaaaaaaactttggCAGCAGCATCATACAGGCTCAGAAATAAGGCTAATGCTAATTTAAAGCGAGGCATTCAGGCATCAAACTCACTTGGCATGGGAGGAATAACCATACAACCTCATGTTACTGAAAGTGAAACAACAAATATTGGTAGATTGGCAGAACATCAATGCTCAGCTGTTTCAAAGATTTTGTTTTCagagattcagaaaatgaaaccTCGGCCTAACAATCTTGATATTTTATCAATTGCTCAGTCTGCTTGCTGCAAAGTTAGTCTTGCAGCCTCACTAGAGGAGAAATATGGAATCTTGCCTGAAAAGCTCTATTTGAAGGCAGCAAAACTTTGCAGTGAGAATAGTATTTTGGTAAATTGGCATCAGGAGGGGTTTATTTGTCCTAGAGCTTGTAATGTATCAAAGGATCAAGCTTTGCTCTCTCCTTTAGCTTCTCTTCCTAATAGTTCTGTAAGGCCCAAATCTGTGAATTTATCTGATCCTGCAAGTGATGAGTGGGAGGTGGATGAATTTCACTGCATCATCAATTCGCATACTTTAAAAATAGGTTCACTGCCAAAAGCTGTTATCTTGTACGATGACATTAGCTTTGGGAAGGAATCAGTTCCAGTGAGTTGTGTGGTAGATCAAGAACTTATGCATTCTCTTCATATGAATGGGTGTAACAGACAAAATATAAGCCCTTCTATGCCTTGGGAGACCTTTACCTATGTTACAAAGCCAATGCTTGATCAATCCCTTAGTCTTGACTCAGAG AGCCTGCAACTGGGATGTGCCTGCTTATGCAGTACTTGCTGTCCGGAAACTTGTGATCATGTATACCTTTTTGGCAATGACTATGATGATGCAAAAGACATATTTGGGAAACCAATGCGTGGCAGGTTCCCATATGATGAGAATGGCCGAATAATCTTAgag GAAGGTTATCTTGTCTATGAGTGTAATCATATGTGCAGATGCAATAAATCCTGTCCAAACAGAGTATTGCAGAATGGAGTACGAGTCAAATTGGAAGTCTTTAAAACAGAGAAAAag GGATGGGCAGTAAGGGCTGGTGAAGCTATTCTACGTGGCACATTTGTGTGTGAATACATTGGAGAAGTTTTAGATGTGCAGGAGGCACGTGATAGGCGCAAGAG ATATGGCGCAGAGCATTGTAGTTATTTGTATGACATCGATGCTCGTGTTAATGATATGGGCAGATTGATTGAAGAACAAGCTCAATATGTAATTGATGCTACTAAGTTTGGAAATGTCTCAAGATTCATCAATCATAG ctGCTCACCAAATCTTGTCAATCACCAAGTTCTTGTAGAGAGCATGGATTGTGAACGTGCACATATTGGTTTTTATGCAAGTCGAGAT ATTGCTTTGGGTGAAGAGCTAACATATGACTATCAGTACGAGCTTATGCCTGGAGAAGGATCTCCTTGTCTTTGCGAATCCTTGAAGTGCAGGGGACGCCTTTATTAG